One window of the Luteolibacter sp. Y139 genome contains the following:
- a CDS encoding PqiC family protein, protein MLRSLFKLGIIGALAMQLFSCAPAKSFYVLTPEGPPPSGGGMGVGVGPISLAGYLDRANLVYQESGNRMAVAESHRWAGDLEENIARVTATNLGRRLGTGNVRVYPWGSDGEIRYQVSIDIRQLHGTSNGEAVLDAAWRVYSLPDRRMITSKSWSGSEPMKKDGYDEMAAAQSRLLGQLAGEIAATLK, encoded by the coding sequence ATGCTCCGCTCCCTCTTCAAACTCGGCATCATTGGCGCCCTGGCGATGCAGCTTTTCTCCTGCGCCCCCGCCAAGTCCTTCTACGTCCTCACCCCGGAAGGCCCACCGCCTTCTGGAGGTGGCATGGGTGTCGGGGTTGGCCCCATTTCCCTCGCCGGTTATCTTGATCGCGCCAATCTCGTCTATCAGGAGAGCGGCAACCGCATGGCCGTCGCCGAGTCCCATCGCTGGGCCGGTGACCTCGAGGAGAACATTGCCCGCGTCACCGCGACCAACCTCGGCCGCCGTCTCGGCACCGGCAATGTCCGCGTCTACCCATGGGGCAGCGATGGCGAGATCCGCTATCAGGTCAGCATCGATATCCGCCAGCTCCATGGCACCTCCAATGGTGAAGCCGTGCTCGACGCCGCATGGCGCGTCTATTCCCTGCCCGACCGCCGCATGATCACCTCGAAGAGCTGGTCCGGCAGCGAGCCGATGAAGAAGGACGGCTACGACGAGATGGCCGCGGCACAAAGCCGCCTGCTAGGCCAACTCGCCGGCGAGATCGCTGCGACGCTGAAGTAG
- a CDS encoding paraquat-inducible protein A, with product MEIRSAAAEGLASCHLCGKVSPVELGHCPRCHSPLHLRKPHSLERTWCFLVASIALYFPANMLPIMSVGTIGGASHDTIMSGVLNFWKKGDFLVAVIIFSASIMIPVLKMIALCWLCFAAAGKTHTSPKNLTRLYHITELVGRWSMVDVFVVSILVALVQVGALSNVLPGPAILSFAAVVILTMFAAISFDPRLLWDQHLGRDLSDTP from the coding sequence GGTGAGCCCCGTCGAACTCGGCCACTGCCCGCGCTGCCATAGCCCCTTGCACCTGCGAAAACCCCATAGCCTGGAGCGCACCTGGTGCTTCCTCGTCGCTTCGATCGCCCTCTATTTCCCCGCCAACATGCTTCCGATCATGTCGGTTGGCACGATCGGCGGCGCCTCGCACGATACGATCATGTCCGGCGTGCTGAATTTCTGGAAGAAGGGCGACTTCCTCGTGGCCGTCATCATCTTCTCCGCCAGCATCATGATCCCGGTGCTGAAGATGATCGCCCTTTGCTGGCTCTGCTTCGCCGCTGCGGGAAAGACCCACACCTCGCCGAAAAACCTCACCCGGCTCTATCACATCACCGAGCTCGTCGGCCGCTGGTCGATGGTGGACGTCTTTGTCGTCTCCATCCTGGTGGCGCTGGTGCAGGTCGGCGCGCTTTCTAATGTCTTGCCCGGTCCGGCGATCCTTTCCTTTGCAGCGGTCGTCATTCTGACCATGTTCGCCGCCATCAGCTTCGACCCCCGCCTGCTGTGGGACCAGCACCTGGGTCGTGACCTATCCGATACCCCATGA
- a CDS encoding PqiB family protein, which translates to MTEETPEHEPRAIVRHRRRWSSVWVVPLLALIVAGSLVWKHYAGRGPLAYVRFETADSIKAGATEVRCRSVRVGMLEKIDLADDLLSVVAEVRMDPGSAHLLRQGTRFWVVKARLSAGSLSGASTLIEGAYLELEPGDGNQTVNHYDGLEEPPVTPASVPGLRLTLISEDAGSLAVGAPIYYRGFEVGRVERRTLDIANRRIRFDIFLKDEYSSLVSQGTCFWNTSGIDVTAGADGVKVSTPSFQAMLSGGAVFSVPKGGDPGAPVQDGAVFQLYPDQEAAEKSIFKPDRRVLLFFDQSVRGLSIGAPVEFRGIHLGRVSEISFRHSPPGDSRVPVVVEIDSETLRKAVENIQAPTDTLAECVRRGLRAKLSTGSLLTGALYVDFDFVPGVAPAELVKLGEYDVIPTADASGLAQLQDKVNAILAKIEALPLDETLNKFGTAADEIAITVKDVRGTLDEAEGALAQAKKLLAKDETQNLTAELQATLKQVRSSVDSLGPNGAMQGDLARTLDELRAALRSFKVLSDSIEEKPNSLLFGREGSGDPKPRAKR; encoded by the coding sequence ATGACCGAAGAGACGCCCGAGCACGAACCGCGCGCCATCGTCCGCCACCGCCGCCGCTGGAGCAGCGTGTGGGTGGTGCCCTTGCTTGCCCTCATCGTAGCAGGCAGCCTGGTGTGGAAGCACTACGCCGGGCGCGGACCGCTTGCCTACGTCCGCTTCGAGACTGCCGACAGCATCAAGGCAGGCGCCACCGAGGTTCGCTGCCGTTCCGTCCGGGTCGGCATGCTGGAGAAGATCGACCTGGCCGACGATCTCCTCTCCGTGGTCGCGGAAGTTCGCATGGACCCCGGCTCGGCCCATCTGCTACGCCAGGGCACCCGCTTCTGGGTGGTGAAGGCACGCCTTTCCGCCGGCTCCCTTTCCGGCGCGAGCACGCTCATCGAAGGCGCCTACCTTGAACTCGAGCCCGGCGACGGAAACCAGACGGTGAATCACTACGATGGTCTGGAGGAGCCCCCGGTCACTCCCGCGAGCGTGCCAGGCTTGCGCCTCACTCTGATCTCGGAAGACGCCGGTTCCTTGGCGGTTGGCGCGCCCATCTACTACCGCGGCTTCGAAGTCGGCCGCGTGGAGCGCCGCACGCTAGACATCGCCAACCGCCGGATCCGCTTTGATATCTTCCTGAAGGACGAATACTCCTCGCTCGTCAGCCAAGGCACCTGCTTCTGGAACACCAGCGGCATCGATGTCACGGCCGGTGCCGATGGCGTGAAGGTTAGCACGCCATCGTTCCAGGCCATGCTTTCTGGCGGCGCGGTCTTTTCCGTGCCGAAAGGCGGTGACCCCGGCGCACCAGTGCAGGACGGCGCGGTCTTCCAGCTCTATCCGGATCAGGAAGCCGCGGAGAAATCCATCTTCAAGCCGGATCGTCGCGTCCTCCTGTTCTTCGACCAATCGGTCCGCGGCCTTTCGATTGGAGCTCCGGTCGAATTCCGCGGCATCCATCTCGGCCGGGTATCCGAGATCAGCTTCAGGCACTCGCCGCCCGGCGACTCGCGTGTGCCGGTAGTAGTCGAAATTGATTCCGAGACCCTCCGGAAAGCCGTCGAGAACATCCAGGCACCGACCGACACCCTTGCCGAATGTGTCCGCCGTGGCCTGCGCGCCAAGCTCAGCACCGGCTCGCTGCTTACCGGTGCACTCTATGTGGATTTCGACTTCGTACCTGGCGTCGCTCCGGCCGAACTGGTCAAGCTCGGCGAATACGACGTAATCCCGACCGCTGATGCCTCCGGCCTCGCCCAGCTCCAGGACAAGGTCAATGCCATCCTCGCCAAGATCGAAGCCCTTCCGCTGGACGAGACCTTGAACAAGTTCGGCACCGCCGCCGACGAAATCGCCATCACCGTCAAGGATGTCCGTGGCACGCTCGATGAAGCCGAAGGCGCGCTCGCCCAAGCCAAGAAGCTGCTCGCCAAGGACGAGACCCAGAATCTAACCGCCGAGCTGCAAGCCACGCTCAAGCAAGTCCGCAGCAGCGTCGACAGCCTCGGGCCGAATGGCGCGATGCAAGGCGACCTCGCCCGCACCCTCGACGAACTCCGCGCCGCTCTCCGCTCCTTCAAGGTCCTCTCCGACTCCATCGAAGAAAAGCCGAACTCCCTGCTCTTCGGTCGCGAAGGCTCCGGAGATCCAAAGCCGCGCGCAAAGCGATAA